GTTTTAATTGTGTCATTGCAGAATCACTCATCTTACTTGCAATAAAGCTATGTCCACTTGACGTCTGATAATCAATCTGCATCTGTTCAGGATGATTCGTTAGGATAGAAGTAGCTTTTTCAGATAAGTCACTCGGTAATGTTACCACCATATAGTAGTCACCATCTTCTAGTCCTTTTTCCCCTTCCTCTTCATTAACAAAGTGAAAATCTAAAGCCTTATTTTCTTTTAAATTAGACACCATGTCATCACCAATTGTCATTGTCTGTCCATTATAAGAAGCTTCCTTATCTTTATTGACAACTGCCACAGGTAACTCCGATACTTGACCATATGGATCCCACATGGACGATAAAAATATAATGTTGTATAAAGCTGGAATGAGAGAAATCCCTATCATTACAATGATAAAGGTCGGTTTTTTAAATATTGCTTTCCATTCTTTAAACATGTTTCCTCCTTTTTTACACATATTGTCTAAATTTTTGATATAATAGATTATACATTAAAAAATCTAAATTACAAGATAAAAAATACTTTTTTAGACATATAGTCTATTTTTGTGTACGAGGAGAAATTATGAAAGAAAGTAACAAACGTTTAAAAACAAAACGAATTATCGAAAATGCCATGGTTCAATTATTGATGGACCAGCCCTTTGATCAAATTTCTACTGTCAAGTTAGCAGAAAAAGCCGGAATTAGTCGTTCCAGCTTTTACACTCACTACAAGGATAAGTATGATATGATTGAACTCTACCAAAGTAAGCTATTTCATACCTTTGAGTATATTTTCCAAAAACATGCTCATCACAAAAGAGATGCTATTTTAGAAGTATTTGAATATTTAGAGTCTGAGCCACTCTTGGCTGCACTCTTATCTGAAAATGGGACAAAAGAAATCCAGAATTTCTTGAGAAATAAGCTTCACATTATGCTTAGCACCGACCTTCAGAAACGCTTTATGAAACTACAACTCACTCCAATTGAATTAGAATACAGTAGTATTTATCTAACAAATGCCCTATTTGGTGTTTGCCAGACTTGGATTGCTCGTGGAAAAAAAGAAAGTCCGCAAGAAATGACAGACTTCCTTATGAAAATGTTAGGTGATGTCAACTAAAAAAAGAACACCAATGGTGTTCTTTTTATCTGACTCCGCCAGTAGGACTCGAACCTACGACATCATGATTAACAGTCATGCGCTACTACCAACTGAGCTATGGCGGATAAAATAGTCCGTACGGGATTCGAACCCGTGTTACCGCCGTGAAAAGGCGGTGTCTTAACCCCTTGACCAACGGACCATCTATCTGTAGCAGATATAACCATTATATCAATTTCTTACTAATTGTCAATCACTTTTTAGATTTTTTCTCTAGAATATCTTTTAGTTTGCGGACTTTTAAACGAGTAATTGGACAACGATGATCTTCATAAAAGACAACTTCTAAATTCTTTCGATCAATTTCTCTCACATTTCCCACATTGACAAGGAAAGATTTATGGGAGCAATAAAATCGCTGGGTATGTTTGTCCTTTTCCTGAATATCTGTCATAGTTCCATAGAATTCTTTTGCAAAATTCTTACCAATAATCCGAAGTTTATGAGAAACTCCTGTAGTTTCGATATACAAAATGTCATGGTAAGGAATTTTCAAATCATTTCCTTTATAGTTGTAATCAAAATAGTCTACAACATCTTCGTTTTCAAGCAGCATGCTCTTAGTGTAAAAAATACTCTGCTCGATGCGTTTTTTGAACAATTCATCATTAATATCTTTATCAACAAAATCTAGGGCTGATACCTGGTATTTGTACGTTAAGGTAGCAAATTCAGATCGACTAGTAATAAAGACAATAATAGCATAAGGATTGTGATGACGGATAAATTGAGCCACTTCAAAGCCTTTTTTCTCGATTCCATGAATATCGATATCTAGGAAATAAAGCTGGTTTACTTCATCATTTTCGATATATTCCTTAAACTCACGAACTTTTCCTGTTGTCTTATATGAAATAGGAATATTCGATTCTTCTGAGATTTCATTCAATATTCTCTCTAGTCTCACTTGATGTTCAATAACATCTTCTAAAATTAATACTTTCATTCGAATTCCCTCTTAAATCTAATAATTTGTCTAAATGTGTTGTCTTCCATCTCAGTTTCTAAGATAATGTTGTCATACTTATCTAAAATCTCTTTGACATTATTGAGTCCTAGACCTCTATTTCTTCCCTTGGTAGAGAAACCTAAGGCAAATAGGTCCTCTGAAGGCGTCATAGTTATTTTGCATGAATTCTGGATAACTATAACTGTTTCAAAATCCATTTTAATGACTGCAACGTCCATTTGTTTCAAGTAACTATCTGCTGCACCTTCAACAGCATTGTTTAATAAAATGCTCATGATACGAACAAGATCAAGTAAATCTATTGACAGTCTAGTAATGATATCCTTTACTTCCAATGTAAACTCTACATCATTTTTTCGTGCATAGACAATCGATTGAGCAATTAAACTTCGTAAAGCAGAATCTTCTATATTATTTAAATCAAAATAAGTATATTTTTCTGACCTCAATTTCTGATTTGCTTTTACTAGGACTTCATTGTAAACCCTGTTAATTTCTTGTAAATCTCCACTGTCAATCGCCATTTGCATGCTAACAAGCATCCCTGCATAGTCATGACGAAAACCTCGAATTTCATTATACAACTCCACAATTTCATCAGTATAAGTCTGTAAATGTTTTTGTTCAAATTTCTTTTGTTTTAGAGCAATCTCTTTTTCAATTTGAACCTTGTGAGAATTCATTGCAAAGAAAATCAATAACAAGCAAATAAAAACAATGGTTGATAAAATACTTCCGAAGCTATTTAAATGATGAGTTGTACTTACTATATCTGAAATAAACAATAAGATATGCAAACCAAAGAAAGCAACTATTACTTTTTTTAAAAAAGGATACAGATAATCTTTATCAAAATATTTAATATCC
This genomic stretch from Streptococcus sp. 1643 harbors:
- the comE gene encoding competence system response regulator transcription factor ComE; amino-acid sequence: MKVLILEDVIEHQVRLERILNEISEESNIPISYKTTGKVREFKEYIENDEVNQLYFLDIDIHGIEKKGFEVAQFIRHHNPYAIIVFITSRSEFATLTYKYQVSALDFVDKDINDELFKKRIEQSIFYTKSMLLENEDVVDYFDYNYKGNDLKIPYHDILYIETTGVSHKLRIIGKNFAKEFYGTMTDIQEKDKHTQRFYCSHKSFLVNVGNVREIDRKNLEVVFYEDHRCPITRLKVRKLKDILEKKSKK
- the comD gene encoding competence system sensor histidine kinase ComD — translated: MDLFGLGIAIFYFLIISKSYEWICKINRKEQIVFFCYTCISVFILEEIITLVFSNSFALSKFLFPLVVYLYLRKLKKSEKYKAIFISLLLSLLYHSTHTFISVTLSSIIGDEVVLHYKSTFLLAVLLMTYFSILIIIRYFHLDIKYFDKDYLYPFLKKVIVAFFGLHILLFISDIVSTTHHLNSFGSILSTIVFICLLLIFFAMNSHKVQIEKEIALKQKKFEQKHLQTYTDEIVELYNEIRGFRHDYAGMLVSMQMAIDSGDLQEINRVYNEVLVKANQKLRSEKYTYFDLNNIEDSALRSLIAQSIVYARKNDVEFTLEVKDIITRLSIDLLDLVRIMSILLNNAVEGAADSYLKQMDVAVIKMDFETVIVIQNSCKITMTPSEDLFALGFSTKGRNRGLGLNNVKEILDKYDNIILETEMEDNTFRQIIRFKREFE
- a CDS encoding TetR/AcrR family transcriptional regulator, producing MKESNKRLKTKRIIENAMVQLLMDQPFDQISTVKLAEKAGISRSSFYTHYKDKYDMIELYQSKLFHTFEYIFQKHAHHKRDAILEVFEYLESEPLLAALLSENGTKEIQNFLRNKLHIMLSTDLQKRFMKLQLTPIELEYSSIYLTNALFGVCQTWIARGKKESPQEMTDFLMKMLGDVN